One region of Anaeromyxobacter paludicola genomic DNA includes:
- a CDS encoding protein-tyrosine phosphatase family protein, with translation MAGSGEERLNLDFVTDRLAVGGSYPERDAERLAREHGIRHVVDVRVEARDDEAVLRRCGVTLLHLPTEDRCAISLDVIDDGVGWVRERLGRGERVFIHCEYGVGRSALLALCVLVAEGDAPLEALARAKSARWQVSPSPEQLQAFQVWCRREQHRAGAAWPIPSFEELAGIAYSHLRRGEVGTGTLRSG, from the coding sequence GTGGCGGGCTCGGGCGAGGAGCGGCTCAACCTGGACTTCGTGACCGACCGGCTCGCGGTGGGCGGCAGCTACCCCGAGCGGGACGCGGAGCGGCTCGCTCGGGAGCACGGGATCCGGCACGTGGTGGACGTGCGGGTGGAGGCGCGCGACGACGAGGCGGTGCTGCGCCGCTGCGGGGTGACCCTGCTCCACCTCCCCACCGAGGACCGCTGCGCCATCTCGCTCGACGTGATCGACGACGGCGTGGGCTGGGTGCGCGAGCGGCTCGGGCGGGGGGAGCGGGTCTTCATCCACTGCGAGTACGGCGTGGGCCGGAGCGCGCTCCTGGCGCTCTGCGTGCTCGTCGCGGAGGGGGACGCGCCGCTGGAGGCGCTGGCGCGCGCCAAGTCGGCCCGCTGGCAGGTCTCGCCCAGCCCGGAGCAGCTCCAGGCCTTCCAGGTCTGGTGCCGGCGCGAGCAGCATCGGGCGGGGGCGGCCTGGCCCATCCCGAGCTTCGAGGAGCTCGCCGGGATCGCCTACAGCCACCTGCGCCGCGGCGAGGTGGGGACGGGCACGCTCCGCTCCGGCTGA